One window of the Synechococcus sp. CC9311 genome contains the following:
- a CDS encoding efflux RND transporter permease subunit, with protein MSASNNFITRPVLSTVCSLLIVIVGLIAIPILPIENLPDIAPPTVKVQATYVGADAVSVEQGVTTVLEQQINGVENMDFITSNSSSDGVSSVSVSFNSGTDGNINQVNVQNRVSLAEPQLPEEVRKAGVTVNKASNSILLVYNFVNSDPSKTEYSVETISGYLDKNLTDNIKRVPGVGEVTYFGNRKVAFRLWLDPEKLAANGLTSADVVQQLQSQNRLVPAGKIGGSPAPEGQQYTFTVQLQGRLTTESEFENIVLKTTDTGGLIKLKDVGRVSLGGETYGIDAMDLKGTPSVGVAVYQLSGSNAIQVSNGVKEVIEQFEQTLPVGLDTQVIYDTTDFINQSIKGVTNSLRDAVILVVLILFLFLQNWKATLVPAIAIPVALIGTFALVLAFGFSLNQLTLFGLVLATGLVVDDAITVVEDTSAKKAEGMTSVQAAMATMDELFSAVIATSLVKMAVFLPVLFFPGATGTIYKQFAATILFSIGISTFNALTFSPMLAALLLSKDTKQLSKQQYATAGVFLGFAYGLLSAGDGAGLVLIPVVVGALVGFVAMKLTSIPLRMPGAAGGAVVGLILVGVTNLIPVILFTAIGLVVGWYVPQIFIHFNRFYSGFEKRYSKVLDQVLKARPIVMAALAAGILLTGFAFTRIPGGFVPIEDQGYAIGFVQAPEGVSNETTLAINRKVAEVLRSEDDISAAALFSGASLDGNAPNKGLFFFGTKHWDERQGSEHSVAAIVERLNKKLLMSIDGGRVFVVEPPSIPGYGAGGGFEFQLLDKSSGAYGLNQFFASAGQIIQAGNANPILNRVYTLFSPESPQIEIKVNREKMASLGVDFGSAMQSFSVNFGGAYVNDTFQEGKVRRVYVQADDVNRATPEQLSSVYVKSMKGEQIPLSEFFTVKPTTGPSVIPHFNLYRSIKIDGTPAVGKSSGQAITAMKTIFKDANLQGLGFDWTGISREEVKAGSLAVVIFALGILAVFLVLSAQYESYSDPIIILLTVPTALLGALVFLGAAGQVLNIYAQVGLVMLIGLAGGNAILIVDLANQKMGEGTSALEAARFAAQSRLRPILMTAISSLTGFLPLMLASGAGAQSQSSLGLVVFGGLLVATFLSTLVVPVFYVVMKTLLGQADAKPSSDPQLN; from the coding sequence ATGTCCGCATCAAATAATTTCATCACGCGACCGGTACTCAGTACCGTTTGCAGCCTTTTGATCGTGATTGTGGGATTGATCGCAATCCCTATCCTTCCTATTGAGAATCTTCCTGATATTGCTCCTCCAACGGTCAAAGTTCAGGCCACCTACGTAGGCGCTGATGCCGTCTCAGTTGAGCAGGGTGTGACCACCGTGCTTGAGCAGCAGATTAATGGTGTGGAAAATATGGATTTCATTACTTCCAACAGCTCGTCTGATGGCGTGAGCTCTGTATCTGTTTCTTTTAATAGTGGAACTGATGGGAATATTAACCAGGTTAATGTTCAGAATAGAGTTTCTTTGGCTGAGCCTCAACTCCCAGAGGAGGTTCGGAAAGCGGGAGTCACAGTTAATAAGGCTTCGAACTCGATTCTACTTGTTTATAATTTTGTCAACTCTGATCCTTCTAAGACGGAATATAGCGTTGAAACTATTAGTGGCTACTTAGATAAAAACTTAACCGATAACATTAAACGCGTACCTGGTGTTGGAGAAGTCACCTACTTCGGTAATCGTAAAGTTGCTTTTAGGCTGTGGCTCGACCCGGAAAAACTTGCGGCAAATGGGCTAACTTCTGCCGATGTTGTACAGCAACTTCAAAGCCAGAACCGTCTAGTGCCTGCAGGTAAGATCGGCGGCTCTCCTGCTCCTGAAGGCCAGCAATATACATTCACTGTGCAATTGCAAGGACGTTTAACGACGGAATCAGAGTTTGAAAATATCGTTTTAAAAACTACCGATACGGGTGGTTTGATCAAGCTTAAAGACGTTGGTCGCGTGAGCCTGGGTGGAGAGACCTATGGCATCGACGCGATGGACCTCAAAGGCACACCTTCTGTTGGTGTTGCTGTTTATCAGCTGTCGGGTAGTAACGCCATTCAGGTGTCTAACGGCGTGAAGGAGGTGATTGAGCAATTCGAACAGACGCTTCCTGTTGGTCTAGATACCCAGGTGATTTACGACACTACCGACTTCATTAATCAGTCAATCAAAGGTGTCACAAATTCTCTGCGGGATGCAGTGATTCTTGTGGTCTTGATTCTCTTTTTATTCCTCCAGAATTGGAAAGCGACGCTTGTTCCCGCCATCGCCATTCCTGTGGCCTTGATTGGTACGTTCGCTCTCGTGCTGGCTTTTGGGTTCTCTCTGAATCAGCTCACCTTGTTTGGCCTTGTTCTTGCAACAGGTTTGGTTGTTGATGACGCGATCACTGTGGTGGAAGACACGTCTGCCAAAAAAGCTGAAGGGATGACATCTGTACAGGCGGCGATGGCCACCATGGATGAACTCTTCAGCGCTGTGATTGCCACGTCGCTGGTGAAGATGGCGGTTTTCCTTCCTGTGTTGTTTTTCCCAGGAGCAACGGGAACGATTTACAAACAGTTTGCTGCCACCATCCTGTTCTCGATCGGGATCTCAACCTTCAACGCACTCACCTTCTCGCCAATGCTGGCGGCTCTGTTGCTTTCGAAGGACACCAAGCAGCTAAGCAAACAGCAATACGCCACAGCAGGTGTTTTTCTTGGATTTGCTTACGGCCTTCTGAGCGCCGGTGATGGGGCCGGATTGGTGCTGATTCCAGTGGTTGTTGGAGCCTTAGTGGGCTTCGTTGCGATGAAGCTCACTTCGATTCCATTGCGGATGCCTGGAGCTGCGGGCGGAGCCGTTGTGGGTTTAATTCTCGTTGGTGTGACCAATCTCATACCTGTGATTTTGTTCACGGCGATTGGTCTTGTTGTGGGCTGGTATGTTCCTCAGATTTTTATTCACTTCAATCGTTTTTACTCAGGCTTTGAGAAGCGTTATTCCAAAGTTCTTGACCAGGTGCTCAAAGCCCGTCCGATTGTGATGGCGGCTCTTGCCGCCGGGATCCTGCTCACTGGCTTTGCTTTCACACGCATTCCTGGCGGATTTGTTCCGATCGAAGACCAGGGTTATGCCATTGGCTTTGTGCAGGCTCCAGAGGGTGTTTCGAATGAAACGACCCTAGCGATTAACCGCAAAGTGGCAGAGGTTTTGCGATCTGAGGATGATATTTCCGCTGCTGCTTTGTTTAGTGGAGCAAGTTTGGATGGAAATGCTCCAAACAAAGGATTGTTCTTCTTTGGAACGAAGCATTGGGATGAACGTCAGGGAAGCGAACACTCCGTGGCCGCGATTGTTGAACGCCTGAACAAGAAGCTGTTGATGTCGATTGATGGTGGCCGAGTGTTTGTGGTGGAGCCTCCTTCGATTCCTGGTTATGGCGCTGGTGGTGGTTTTGAATTTCAGTTACTGGATAAGAGTAGTGGAGCTTATGGATTGAACCAATTCTTTGCTTCCGCTGGGCAGATTATTCAGGCGGGCAATGCCAATCCAATTCTTAACCGGGTCTATACATTGTTTTCCCCAGAATCACCTCAGATTGAGATCAAGGTGAATCGCGAGAAGATGGCTTCTCTAGGGGTTGATTTTGGCTCCGCCATGCAATCTTTCAGCGTCAATTTTGGTGGTGCCTATGTCAACGACACCTTCCAGGAGGGTAAGGTTCGACGTGTCTATGTACAGGCTGATGATGTCAATCGAGCAACGCCTGAGCAGCTTTCGTCGGTTTATGTGAAGAGTATGAAAGGGGAACAAATCCCTTTGTCTGAGTTTTTCACCGTAAAGCCAACCACTGGCCCCAGCGTGATCCCTCACTTCAATCTCTACCGCTCGATCAAAATTGACGGAACGCCAGCCGTTGGCAAAAGTTCTGGTCAGGCGATTACAGCGATGAAGACAATCTTCAAAGATGCCAATCTGCAAGGCTTGGGCTTCGATTGGACTGGTATTTCAAGAGAAGAGGTGAAGGCAGGATCCTTGGCGGTTGTGATTTTTGCTCTTGGTATTTTGGCGGTGTTCTTGGTGCTTTCAGCCCAATATGAAAGCTATTCGGATCCCATCATCATTCTGCTGACCGTACCAACTGCTTTGCTTGGTGCCTTGGTGTTTCTTGGTGCTGCTGGTCAGGTTCTCAATATTTATGCCCAGGTTGGTCTGGTGATGTTGATTGGCTTGGCCGGAGGTAACGCGATCTTGATTGTTGATCTTGCCAATCAAAAAATGGGCGAAGGCACTTCAGCTCTTGAAGCTGCTCGCTTTGCTGCTCAATCTCGCTTAAGACCGATTTTGATGACAGCAATTTCTTCCTTAACAGGATTTTTGCCTTTGATGTTGGCAAGTGGCGCTGGTGCGCAAAGTCAGTCTTCACTTGGTTTGGTTGTGTTTGGTGGCTTGTTAGTTGCTACTTTCCTTTCCACCCTGGTGGTTCCTGTGTTTTACGTGGTAATGAAGACACTCCTTGGTCAGGCTGATGCCAAGCCTTCTTCTGATCCGCAGCTGAACTAA
- a CDS encoding efflux RND transporter periplasmic adaptor subunit, whose amino-acid sequence MLRFRPLLPVLLTAISISACGGSEEQTPALPVQQASVLEATFTDDIDTVSTLEANELVELAAQTSGRVTEIKVSQGDRIDAGQLLVVLDQVQQRAALAEQRAKAATAKVDWEREEFLAKAGAASLRQRDSYRTRYVAAVEKVKALEAELSYSNLRSPTAGTVANVRVKVGDVVNQNQPFTSVVQNNILEAKVEVPAVYGDRLAIGQPIILSVPGTVKPLATSQIESIDPQVNPQTQGLLVKALFDNDDGQLRSGQRLRTRVQLKSGQQISVPFAAVTQTSGQSFVFRVGNFADLKANPGKADIERISKGIEKGKLPENALFALQTPVNIGEVQNNRYPVTKGLKLNEKVITTNLLNLKHGMPIQVKTQRAGSQPAAAKN is encoded by the coding sequence GTGCTGCGTTTTCGACCACTGCTTCCTGTGCTTTTAACAGCAATTTCCATTAGTGCTTGTGGAGGCTCTGAAGAACAGACGCCAGCGCTACCGGTTCAGCAAGCATCTGTTCTTGAAGCTACCTTCACCGACGATATCGATACGGTGAGCACGCTCGAGGCCAATGAGTTGGTTGAGCTAGCAGCTCAAACGTCAGGTCGTGTCACTGAGATCAAAGTTTCTCAGGGTGATCGTATTGATGCTGGTCAGTTGCTCGTCGTGCTCGATCAGGTTCAGCAACGCGCGGCGTTGGCGGAACAACGAGCGAAAGCGGCAACAGCCAAAGTTGATTGGGAGCGTGAAGAATTTCTCGCAAAAGCAGGGGCTGCCTCGCTCCGTCAGCGGGACTCTTATCGCACGCGGTACGTCGCCGCAGTTGAAAAAGTCAAAGCTTTAGAAGCAGAGCTCAGCTACAGCAATTTGCGCTCACCGACAGCAGGGACCGTGGCAAATGTCCGGGTGAAGGTAGGGGATGTGGTTAATCAAAACCAACCGTTCACGAGTGTGGTGCAAAACAACATTCTTGAGGCGAAGGTCGAAGTGCCGGCGGTCTATGGCGACCGTCTCGCCATCGGCCAACCCATCATTTTGAGTGTGCCTGGAACGGTTAAGCCGCTTGCTACGAGTCAGATTGAATCGATTGACCCTCAAGTGAATCCTCAAACGCAGGGTCTGTTAGTGAAGGCTTTGTTTGACAACGATGATGGCCAGCTACGAAGTGGTCAGCGACTACGGACCAGGGTTCAATTGAAATCGGGTCAACAGATCTCAGTGCCGTTTGCGGCAGTGACGCAAACTTCAGGACAAAGCTTTGTCTTTCGGGTTGGCAACTTTGCGGACCTGAAAGCCAATCCAGGCAAGGCTGACATCGAACGGATCAGTAAAGGTATCGAGAAGGGAAAGTTGCCAGAAAATGCCCTTTTTGCACTTCAAACACCAGTCAATATTGGTGAGGTTCAGAACAACCGTTATCCGGTCACCAAAGGCCTAAAACTCAATGAGAAGGTGATTACGACCAATCTCCTCAATCTCAAGCATGGAATGCCGATTCAGGTGAAAACACAACGCGCGGGATCACAACCTGCTGCAGCTAAGAACTGA
- a CDS encoding AAA family ATPase, with protein sequence MVEDLFSHHGNQLRRQQAPLADRLRPTSLEEFAGQNAILAEGRLLRRAIAADRVGNLILHGPPGVGKTTLARIIATHTRAQFSSLNAVLAGVKDLREQVDAAKERLERHGLRTILFIDEVHRFNSAQQDALLPWVENGTLTLIGATTENPYFEVNKALVSRSRLFRLQSLEANDLHQLLHRALHDKERGYGNRLVTITPEAEAHMVDVANGDARSLLNALELAVESTTTTDPEATIKIDLTIAEESIQERAVLYDKQGDAHFDTISAFIKSLRGSDADAALFWLARMLEAGENPRFIFRRMLISAGEDIGLADPQAVVVVEACAAAFERIGLPEGLYPLAQAALYLACAEKSNSTMGLFEAIRVVRTTQDQNVPSHLRDAHRDGEAFGDGKGYRYPHAYREHWIAQNYLPEALQGEVFWTPSKQGWEGERRGRMLERRAAQLAVAAEAALTHPLLLSSGPDLPEMERWLHRQLAQNDERLQDLQQRLWSAVTFQRTDRVLVLGGRSLLWALGPLNAVHEGSVTILCSTPEEQARLEAQLDLLDPLHRPNLLSGGTKALETLPQDWQFEVVGGRFSSDDRAWIESPEFWQQLLLKLSPGAQLHILLSQTAIGPAAALAEQCPGSTQELSELIEKEQQWLFTQQLDQLVRQQLADLATSVSTEQWQESLSLPIDERLLKRWLAEDRPYRSLVNRCSQPKRVLSTLQQLLQTKQGGQLPQPLIHQRLAFRNTRRQP encoded by the coding sequence TTGGTTGAGGATCTGTTCAGCCACCACGGGAACCAGCTAAGGCGGCAACAGGCACCCTTAGCTGACCGATTGAGACCCACATCCCTCGAGGAATTTGCAGGCCAAAACGCGATCCTCGCCGAAGGCCGTTTGCTGCGCCGGGCGATCGCCGCAGACCGGGTAGGCAATCTGATCCTGCACGGACCGCCGGGCGTCGGGAAGACAACCCTGGCCAGGATCATTGCCACCCACACCCGTGCGCAGTTCAGCAGCCTGAACGCTGTTCTGGCAGGAGTGAAGGACCTGCGTGAGCAAGTGGACGCCGCCAAAGAGCGCTTGGAGAGGCATGGCTTGCGAACCATCCTGTTCATCGATGAAGTGCATCGCTTCAACAGTGCTCAACAGGATGCGCTGCTCCCTTGGGTGGAGAACGGCACTCTCACTCTGATCGGTGCCACCACTGAGAACCCTTACTTCGAAGTCAACAAAGCTCTCGTAAGTCGTTCACGTCTGTTTCGACTTCAAAGCCTAGAAGCCAACGATCTCCATCAATTGCTCCATCGGGCTCTTCACGACAAAGAGCGAGGCTATGGCAATCGTTTGGTCACGATCACTCCTGAGGCCGAAGCCCACATGGTGGATGTGGCCAATGGTGACGCGCGCAGCCTTCTTAATGCCCTCGAGCTGGCAGTGGAAAGCACAACCACAACCGATCCAGAAGCAACGATTAAAATTGATTTGACCATCGCCGAGGAGTCGATTCAAGAGCGAGCTGTGCTCTACGACAAACAGGGAGATGCCCACTTCGACACGATTAGCGCATTCATCAAATCGCTTCGGGGCTCCGATGCGGATGCAGCCTTATTTTGGCTGGCTCGGATGTTGGAAGCAGGAGAAAACCCAAGGTTCATCTTTCGACGGATGTTGATCTCAGCGGGAGAAGACATTGGTCTAGCCGACCCCCAAGCTGTGGTCGTCGTTGAAGCCTGCGCAGCAGCCTTCGAACGCATCGGTTTACCAGAAGGGCTTTACCCGCTTGCCCAGGCAGCCCTGTACCTGGCCTGCGCCGAAAAAAGCAACAGCACGATGGGACTGTTCGAAGCCATCCGTGTTGTACGCACTACGCAAGACCAAAATGTGCCAAGCCATCTGCGCGATGCGCATCGCGATGGTGAAGCCTTCGGCGATGGAAAGGGGTACCGCTACCCCCACGCTTACAGGGAGCATTGGATCGCACAGAATTACCTACCCGAGGCCCTGCAGGGGGAGGTGTTCTGGACACCGAGCAAACAAGGGTGGGAGGGAGAACGACGAGGAAGGATGCTCGAACGTCGGGCTGCTCAGCTTGCCGTCGCAGCAGAGGCGGCCCTAACCCACCCCCTGCTCCTCAGTAGTGGTCCAGACCTTCCTGAGATGGAGCGCTGGCTGCATCGACAGCTCGCCCAAAACGATGAGCGTTTGCAAGACCTGCAACAGCGACTGTGGAGCGCAGTGACTTTTCAACGCACCGACAGGGTGCTGGTGCTCGGGGGAAGGTCCCTGCTCTGGGCCCTAGGTCCACTGAATGCTGTACATGAGGGGAGCGTCACGATCCTGTGCAGCACCCCTGAAGAGCAAGCCCGACTTGAAGCACAGCTGGATCTTCTTGATCCACTCCATCGCCCCAATCTCCTTTCAGGAGGAACCAAGGCGTTGGAGACGCTTCCTCAAGACTGGCAATTCGAAGTCGTGGGAGGTCGATTCAGCAGTGATGATCGAGCTTGGATCGAATCTCCAGAATTTTGGCAGCAACTCCTCTTGAAGCTTTCCCCAGGGGCTCAGCTGCATATCCTTCTCAGCCAAACAGCCATCGGGCCCGCGGCAGCGCTTGCAGAGCAGTGCCCTGGATCCACACAAGAACTGTCAGAACTCATAGAGAAGGAACAACAGTGGCTTTTCACCCAGCAACTTGATCAGCTCGTAAGGCAGCAGCTTGCAGATCTCGCAACATCAGTGAGCACAGAGCAATGGCAGGAATCTCTGTCACTCCCTATTGACGAACGCCTTCTGAAACGTTGGCTGGCAGAGGATCGTCCTTATCGATCTCTCGTTAATCGCTGCAGCCAGCCCAAGAGGGTGCTCAGCACGCTTCAGCAGCTTCTGCAAACAAAACAGGGAGGGCAACTGCCACAACCCCTGATCCATCAGCGACTTGCCTTCAGAAACACCAGACGCCAGCCATAA
- a CDS encoding alpha/beta hydrolase yields the protein MFTRLAAGVLAAASLTTLAVAAEAAERPVRWKTGGAVWSTKSSAFRTFFADGEITDRGLQGGINNSGWTAEEIQEGMTRSYEVDLVGVSRFLYSSDGVAFLQDQTKSYYPYWRKQETAVVALRSAIILDAADGQISSAGILNALPVDFALADNGASDGSQNVCKDGLDGAQATSLMSWYVFLPACVQAKQILPAAPAPRAAAPAPVRGLW from the coding sequence GTGTTCACACGTCTTGCAGCTGGCGTTCTCGCCGCCGCTTCTCTCACAACTCTGGCTGTTGCAGCCGAAGCCGCTGAGCGCCCTGTGCGCTGGAAAACCGGTGGTGCTGTTTGGTCCACTAAGTCTTCAGCTTTCAGAACCTTCTTCGCTGACGGTGAAATCACCGATCGCGGCCTCCAAGGTGGAATCAACAATTCCGGTTGGACTGCAGAAGAAATCCAGGAAGGCATGACCCGTTCTTACGAGGTTGACCTCGTGGGCGTTTCACGTTTTCTCTATTCCAGCGACGGCGTTGCCTTCCTGCAGGATCAGACCAAGAGCTACTACCCCTACTGGAGGAAGCAGGAGACAGCCGTTGTTGCTCTTCGCTCCGCCATCATTCTTGACGCTGCTGACGGCCAGATCTCTTCTGCCGGCATCCTGAATGCTCTCCCCGTTGATTTCGCTCTGGCTGACAACGGTGCATCTGATGGCTCCCAGAACGTCTGTAAGGACGGTCTTGATGGCGCCCAGGCCACTTCACTGATGTCTTGGTACGTCTTCCTGCCTGCTTGTGTGCAAGCCAAGCAGATCCTTCCTGCTGCTCCCGCACCTCGCGCTGCTGCACCTGCTCCCGTTCGCGGCCTCTGGTGA
- a CDS encoding 4'-phosphopantetheinyl transferase superfamily protein: MEEGNSRSGSVTVMWLGPASSRDPCVSDQEQAWACNLGQTRQQRFLGSRSWMRSCLSDLWGVPAQEIPLHAPPGAPPSMHLGWGFVSLSHSQDSALMAWSSAPVGVDLERLNRPFASEALMRRYYGSSEQHQLKGLPKQAFHQSVLEHWLIKEAAIKWQQGSLAQDLSHWVVAGDRLSASHQGKGLQVSAHYRHLGQWGMAIVSACDQNLTGVRICLSHDYNWNQDSPWRD, encoded by the coding sequence ATGGAGGAAGGCAACAGCCGGAGCGGAAGCGTAACCGTGATGTGGCTTGGACCGGCTTCCTCAAGGGATCCTTGCGTGTCAGATCAAGAACAAGCTTGGGCTTGCAACTTGGGTCAGACCCGTCAGCAGCGTTTCCTTGGCTCCCGATCGTGGATGCGTTCGTGTCTTAGTGATTTGTGGGGCGTGCCCGCGCAGGAAATTCCCCTGCATGCGCCCCCGGGTGCGCCTCCCTCGATGCACTTGGGTTGGGGATTTGTGAGCCTCAGCCATAGCCAAGACTCTGCGTTGATGGCCTGGTCTTCTGCCCCCGTTGGGGTTGATTTAGAGCGGTTGAATCGTCCCTTCGCTTCTGAAGCGCTGATGAGGCGTTATTACGGATCAAGCGAGCAGCACCAATTGAAAGGCCTCCCCAAACAAGCGTTTCACCAGAGTGTTTTGGAGCACTGGCTGATCAAGGAAGCTGCGATTAAGTGGCAACAGGGATCTCTGGCACAGGATCTGTCGCATTGGGTTGTGGCGGGCGATCGGTTGAGTGCAAGCCACCAGGGCAAAGGTCTTCAGGTATCAGCGCACTATCGCCATCTAGGGCAATGGGGTATGGCGATCGTTTCAGCTTGCGATCAGAATTTGACTGGAGTAAGGATCTGCCTAAGTCATGATTACAACTGGAATCAAGATTCTCCTTGGCGTGACTGA
- the bcp gene encoding thioredoxin-dependent thiol peroxidase: MTLQIGDLAPDFTLPDQNGEPVHLASLRGKRVVIYFYPKDATPGCTKEACNFRDRWSSFKDHGIHVLGISKDNASSHTRFIAKQELPFTLLSDEDPCPVASSFESYGLKKFMGRESMGMMRHTFVVDAEGRLELIYRKVKSDSMADQILSDLGIS; encoded by the coding sequence ATGACTTTGCAGATCGGCGATCTCGCGCCTGATTTCACACTTCCTGACCAAAACGGAGAACCCGTGCACTTGGCCTCCTTGCGGGGGAAGCGCGTGGTGATCTATTTCTATCCCAAAGACGCCACCCCTGGTTGCACGAAAGAGGCCTGCAATTTCCGAGATCGCTGGTCCTCCTTCAAGGACCATGGAATTCACGTCTTGGGGATCAGCAAGGACAACGCGTCATCCCATACGCGCTTCATCGCCAAACAGGAATTGCCCTTCACGCTGTTGAGTGATGAAGATCCCTGCCCCGTTGCCAGCAGCTTTGAGAGCTACGGTCTGAAAAAGTTCATGGGTCGCGAATCCATGGGGATGATGCGACACACCTTCGTCGTAGACGCGGAAGGACGGTTGGAATTGATCTACCGCAAAGTGAAATCTGATTCCATGGCCGATCAAATCCTCAGTGATTTAGGCATCAGCTGA
- a CDS encoding type III pantothenate kinase, whose translation MASSEDLRSRCLLIGNSRWHWAEQTGASQWVYQHEAAAPEALDPPSDLLAWAAVGVIPNHPCLQSSKRLNLSAIPLQGIPPWLGIDRALAGWGAWRANQNRVGVLVVDAGTVLSLTRISADGSFSGGLLAAGYGLQLRAMGEATAGLTATSPLVLEPEDAEPFPFETQAAMRSGAQQSLVGLIREAHAQSPWPIWLCGGDSPQLLPKLQDQLGMEVLHAPNLVMEAMVELIS comes from the coding sequence ATGGCATCTAGCGAGGACCTTCGATCCCGATGCTTGCTGATTGGAAACAGCCGCTGGCACTGGGCAGAGCAGACAGGGGCTTCTCAATGGGTCTACCAGCATGAGGCCGCGGCGCCTGAGGCGTTGGATCCACCTAGTGATCTCCTCGCATGGGCGGCTGTGGGGGTGATCCCAAACCATCCTTGTTTGCAGTCCAGTAAACGGTTGAACCTGAGTGCGATCCCCCTTCAGGGGATTCCCCCTTGGTTAGGCATCGATCGAGCGCTCGCTGGATGGGGAGCTTGGCGTGCGAATCAAAATCGTGTTGGCGTCCTAGTGGTGGATGCAGGCACGGTTCTCAGCCTTACCAGAATTTCTGCGGATGGATCGTTCTCTGGAGGGTTGTTGGCGGCTGGTTATGGCCTTCAATTGCGCGCGATGGGTGAGGCCACAGCAGGCCTTACAGCGACCTCGCCCTTGGTTTTAGAACCCGAAGATGCGGAGCCTTTCCCTTTCGAGACTCAGGCAGCCATGCGCTCTGGAGCGCAGCAAAGTTTGGTGGGTCTTATCCGTGAAGCCCACGCGCAAAGCCCTTGGCCGATTTGGCTCTGTGGAGGCGATTCCCCCCAACTACTCCCGAAACTTCAGGACCAGTTGGGGATGGAGGTGCTTCATGCCCCGAACTTGGTGATGGAGGCGATGGTCGAGCTGATCAGCTGA
- a CDS encoding phosphoadenylyl-sulfate reductase, producing MTPCPSALEDGEMRDVSTSKNQPVVAAGPKAEAAELQHAREQLEPLDARARLLWAYEQFGSGFALTTSFGIQSSVLLHLLSGMDRGRDIPVIWVDTGYLPPETYRYAEDLRERFDLNLHIAQSSSSAARMEALHGRLWESGVVEDMELYLKIRKVEPLEEAMHRLQVSCWASGVRRAQTDTRRSMTALDPIRGRLSLRPLLEWTSRDVFYYMKENDLPQHPLFDQGYSTVGDWHSSGPDGQEATGRDTRFAGLKQECGIHVPGVMGDGI from the coding sequence ATGACACCATGCCCCTCGGCGTTGGAAGATGGAGAGATGAGGGATGTGTCCACCTCCAAGAATCAGCCTGTCGTTGCCGCTGGCCCCAAGGCTGAGGCGGCAGAACTCCAACACGCGCGTGAGCAGCTTGAGCCGTTGGATGCGCGCGCAAGGTTGCTATGGGCCTATGAGCAGTTTGGGTCGGGTTTTGCCCTGACAACGAGCTTCGGAATCCAATCCTCTGTGTTGCTGCACTTGTTGAGCGGGATGGATCGAGGCCGAGATATTCCAGTGATCTGGGTGGATACCGGCTATCTCCCCCCTGAGACCTATCGCTACGCCGAAGATCTTCGCGAACGCTTCGATCTGAATCTCCACATCGCTCAGTCTTCCTCGTCTGCAGCTCGGATGGAGGCGCTCCATGGCCGCCTCTGGGAATCAGGTGTTGTTGAGGACATGGAGCTCTACCTCAAAATCCGCAAGGTAGAGCCCCTTGAAGAAGCGATGCATCGTCTTCAGGTGTCTTGCTGGGCGAGCGGTGTGCGCCGTGCTCAGACGGATACACGCCGAAGCATGACTGCGCTCGATCCCATTCGCGGTCGCTTGTCCCTGAGGCCGCTATTGGAGTGGACCTCACGCGATGTCTTCTACTACATGAAGGAGAACGATCTTCCTCAGCACCCCTTATTTGATCAGGGGTATTCCACGGTTGGAGACTGGCACTCCAGTGGCCCTGACGGGCAGGAGGCGACGGGACGAGACACTCGCTTTGCTGGCCTGAAGCAGGAATGTGGCATCCACGTGCCAGGTGTTATGGGTGATGGCATCTAG